The Scatophagus argus isolate fScaArg1 chromosome 12, fScaArg1.pri, whole genome shotgun sequence genome includes the window acaacagaaatgaaatcatAACGATGGCCCTCCTGACCTTCATatcgcaaacacacacacatatttcagttCTCTAAGTTGACATTAAACCTCTTCACAGCCTTAAACATAGTTCTATTTATATGTTCCCTAGCACTAACAGTCCTATATGGACATCCAGAGGAACTGGGCGTTGTAATAAGAGAATCCACTGTACAAAGTTAGTGAGATGAAAGTATCAACGATGGCTCTTGCCACTTACTGTCGTATCTCTTTGCTGTGATCCAGGTGAGTGGCAGTGCGGTCTCTCTTTACCAAAGATGATTCAAATCCCAGATTCTAAAAATAAGAGTCAAACTACTGATCAAATTTCACACCCTTATTAAGCACATcataagaaaatatattaaaattgtCACAATTTCTGTTTTGCATGAACAACATCCAAAAAGAATCGCTGctaaaaataactgaacaaaggcataaataacaaaatgggACAAGAAGGATACCTCAATTAGCTTCATGATGTCTCGCGGCCCTATAATTTCCGAGTCGTATTTAATGTGTGCTTTGTTGGTTGCCAAGGCAACAGAGGCATATATAATCCCCTTCTCTTTCATGAGGCTGGATTCGATTTTGTGAACACAAGAGGCACAAGTCATTCCCCTGACCTGAAAGCAGGTGAAAAGGAACAGTAAAgtagagaaagagacaaaaacttTTTCAGCTTATGAAATGTTTATTCATTGATTTCAAATTACGGAAATAACTGTTTTGAAAATATCTTGTCTTCTTATACAACATGATGTCAATACACCTGATGCCGACTCACCACTAGCTCTAAGTTTCCATCTGAACCTTCGTAGTTCTCCATAACGGAGGCGGTGAAGCCCAGCTCTTTCACACACTCGGCTATCTTCACAGGGTCGACGAGTTCAGGGTTGTAACGCACCTCTGCTTTACTGGCCATTAGTGCTACCAGAACCGAGTAGATACCTGCACAACATTGAAGATCTTCTCTTTAGCTCAGAGTCAAAGCAATAACATCTGATTATTactcactgaaacaaaacttgAATATTTCTATGTTTGCACAGACCAGTTTCGTTCTTGAGGTTTCGCTCAATGTTTGCCACACAGGAAGCACAGGTCATCCCTCCGATCTGGATGTAACATTTAGAGTGTGTGCCTCCGTTGCGTCCCTGGGGAGTTTCTTTGTGGAGGTCACGATCCAGGTCCATATCTTTCACAGGTGCTAGACTTGAAGACTTTGAGAAACTGCAGACCGGCTCAGGCAGCAGAGAATTGGTCTCTGTGAACAacacattaatgtttttaaaaggtAATCTGCAGTTGGCTATGAAAAACAGAGGCATAAATTAGCTGActcaacaaagacaacaactaTCCTCTCACCAGGTAGGAAGGCATCAAAACCCATGTCCTCTATGGcctccctcagctcctctggtgtggtcaggagaggatcatactcaaaaatCCCCTGGTGATCAGCCAGAGAGACATGCGCAGACATCACCCCCTTCATTTGAGAGATCATGCCTTCAATGGACTGCACGCAGGAGTTGCACGTCATACCCTCGATGTGAATATTGACTACAGATGCCAAAGGCTGGATAAAACAAGGCTGTGAGGCAGCCAGTTTGATCTGAGTTGCTCCTGCTGGCTGAGGTGACAACAAGGCAGGCTTGGGTGATGTAGATATAGTACTGAGAGGGCCAGAGGAGTCCCAGGGTTGAGTTTTGAAGTTTCCTGGGGGCAGAGCCTCAATTGCCTGCTGCAACTGAGTCACTGTGATCTTTAGAGGATCATAGCAAATGGAGGACTTCTCCTTCTCCAGAGACACTTCAACAGAGGACACACCAGGCAGCTTAGAGATATTCTCTTCGATATTGATCACACATGAACGGCAGTGCATGCCTTTCACCCTGAGAATGACAAGTGTCAGATCTACGAAGATTTCTGTGTCCTCTGATGGTGAAGAAAGGTTTTGTTTGTGAGAATCAACAAAGCGTTCAATTTCACTGGGTGACAGCTGCAGGGGGCGAGGCTTGGACTTGACAAACGACTTGAAGCCAGCCACAGCAATCTGGTCAATGATGGTTTGGACAGTGATGAGGTAAGGCAGGTACACAATTGTAGCTTCCTGAGTCTCTAAAACAACTGTGGATCATAGAAAACATgataaagttaaaaatacaagcacaacacaaaaaaggactttaaaaagaaagcaattatttcacaagaacaggaagtgactgtgCATGAAAAATAAGGCATGAGGCAAAAAAATCTAACTTGGAAGCCACCAAAAGAAGCAGGTACATATTTGCATACATGAAATTTCTGCACAtgcttttatgattttaaaacagtgattttaattttgtgtctttgtaaattgtaaatgttAAATTCCTTTTAGAACAATACATCTATATACAGCATACAGCTGACAATTTAGTACTCAGCAAAGATAATCCTATCGGCCTACATGTCACTCATTACAACAATACCAGTGGAAGGATTTCATGAGTCACAGTTAAATGCCACTCAGCAGTCTTTTAGCAGCAATAGACTTCACAGTGATTGTGTAAGTCATAGACAATGACACAACACTTGTTATCTGTGAGATGTGCATCAACTGTGTTACAATATTACTTCTAGCTGAGACAGTAAGGTAATGCATGACTACAAGCTTGTGAACCAGTCAAGTACATCACCTTTGATCCTTTCTACTCCTTTCAGTTTTCCAATCTTCCCTTCAACGGTGGTGATGCAGGAATGACAAGTCATTCCTTCAATGCGTAACTTCAGGAGCGACACCCCTTCTCCCGTGGTGTGAGATGGGGATAAGGCTGGGCTTTTTTGCATAGGGCTGCTGGGCGTGGGGATCTCCAAAGGTGTTAAACTAGCCACCATCTCATTCAGCTGTTGAGAAGTGGTCACAGAAGGGACAAAGGTGACAGTGATACCCATCTGCTCAAGACTCTCCCTGACATCCAGCACTCCCTGAACCTGGGATAACTTCTCCAAAGCCTCCTGATGGGCTGCAGGTGTCAGGCCTGAGGTGGGAATGAGCTGGGTGTCTGTAGAGATGGGTGTGACTGTGCTGGACTGTGACAGACTTGATTCAAAGCCCATGTCCTCAATGGCCTCTGATAAAGACTCTGGGCTCTGTTGGCTGGAGTCAAATATGACAGTGGCATTCTTCTGCTCTAGAGAcacctacaaaaaaaaagtcaagatgTGGGGTAAACAACTAAATATAACAGAGAGTATATTcataaaatcaaagcaaatgtgaaaaaaatcagACTAAAAgatcactgactgacagacttgaaccttttattatattaaaaattGAGTTAATAACTATCAAAATAAAggttatatatacatatatatatatatatatatatatatatatagaaaattTTCTGATCAAACTGCAGAAAACATATTTGTAAACCAACAATACCAAATGTACTGACAAGTACTTCATGCAGTTATTATTGATGCAGCTTGTTATTTAGATCAGAATGcttatttaaaaaacatcttGTGGAGTTGTCATTATAATTAGTGTCATTTGGATACTGCTCAAAGAAAACTGACCTGTGTCATCCAACATGTCAATTCTATTTCcattaaatgatatttttacAGTCATactgtgaatgtgtctcaaaTCAACAAAGCAACgttactttatttaaaaaaagacgTTAAAAAAGAGTTTATGGCCTTGGTAAGCTTATAGCACTTTCCGTCAGCATGCTCACCCATAGCACTTCCTCTTCAACAAGAGGGAAACATGTGATACACTGAAGGGATCACTTGACCGGCCATAAGTTACAGTCTACAGTGGGGGTTTAGTAGTAAGTGAGTGTGTCCTGGGTTAATCTTTCTTTCTAAAAATTAAAGACTTAGGAGGGCCAGAAATGGGACACCGTACCAAGAAACATCAGTTCACTCTTCCTAGATCTGGTCTATATAGATTAACTTAAAATGACGTAGGAACTAAATTCTCTTAAGACTCAAATGACATTTCCTGTGGGTACAGGCTGCATATCGACCTGCTGTCACAGTCCTGCAAAGGACAGAGATCTGTCCGGAACATAGTATTGCATTATCTTCTCATTTAACCTCAGCCTGAGGggtaaacacacaataaaccaAATAGCAGGCCACGACTATTGCCATTTAGCGATCTCTCATGGCTTCATTGATGTTACATGGTTGAAAATCAGACCAGCTAGTATTGAGGGATTAAGACTGAGATTACTCAAACTGCCTTATCCTAAAATGGGGAAGAACCTTTAGTTAATATGATCACGTAAACATATCTGTCTTCTCCACAAGACCTTAATActctattttaaaaaacagactgCACTGTCATAGCATCCATGTAAGTGCCATGCAAGAAATTTTAAGTCAACAAATTTTAAGAATGACACTGAAATGTCTGAAGGACACTAATCGCAATGTTCTTATATCTTTACAAAGACCGCATTTACCTTTATATTTATCACTCCAGGAAGAGTCCCAATGCGCTGCTCTATGGACTGGACGCAGGAGCCACAAGTCATACCCTCCACTCCAAGGGAAACTGAACACAGATTGACTTTTTGTGTCATGATTGCTTAGCctaaaaagacatgaaaagcaataaaattaaaagcaaaatataagCAGTTTTGTACTCAAATCATGATTAGGCAAtaattacaaagaaaacacttcacaaCATTACTTATTTAAAAGAACGCAGATACAAAGAAAGGACAAATCTTACAATTGCACCAATGTTATCAAATTACCCCACTTTATATAACCTATAACCACTATTTCCACCTTGTAAGAATGTAAAAGAAAAGGTTATTATTCTGTGTTTAAAccttaaaatattaaataactttctgtaaaatatatatttatatatatatatatatatatatatatatatatatatataaagtagAAAACACCTTCATTTCAGTAATGCACTGATGGCGAGAACAGAGAAtttcaggaaaatgaaaaccagaTAACGTTACTGTCCTATCACTTTGCTATcgattcagttcaattcaagtTCATCTGAAATGGTAAAGACAATTGTCAGCTCTTCTTGAATTATAATTGACACCTGCCGCGCTACAGGGACGTCTCACTGAAGATCTCAAAATTGGTCATATGAGCTAACTGATCAACACAATTCTTACTAATGATTAAATCAAATATCGATCCCAGAAAAGCCACATGCAACTCAGTCACGATTAACACAATAAAATCAAGTCAATATAGGCTTGTTTTTGGTGCTCTTACAGAATGAGATAATTAATCATCACATATAACTAGCTCAAGACAGACATAATGGTATCTACGTAAAATCTGTAACGTTAGATTTGTGATTTCTGATGACAAAAGTAAGATGCCCATGCgtttgcatttcatttatctAAAGTTAAAGCAGCTTATAGTGAGACTAAGCTAAGTAATGTTAGCTCAACCTAAACTAAACGTTAGCGTCGCCTGTTTGTAGCTTAACTTAAAACTCAATACAACGTTGGTCAACCGAGGTATGaataagaaaatgtatttttatcttAATCCAACAGACAAAATTTGCCGTCTCTTAAAACACAGCTAGCGTTAATGTTagcatgagaaaaaaatgcataactCATACCTTATTCAAAGGGAAGTGACTAGCTGGCTACAAACTGCGGACGTTGGCTGTCAGACTGTGTAGCTCAATACAGCTAGCAAGCTAATTAGCTTCTTCCGTTCACCCTACGTTACAAGAAACAAAACGGACAAGTAGTGGCATCGTCTTGCCTGCGAAGAATAGCAAGGGGTGCTGAAGGAATAGTTTTCTTCCCCAGTGATGTTAAAACTAAGCGCcgtgaaactgtttttgttagTTCTTCTCATGCCGACGTGACTGACGGCACCACAGCTCTGCGTCAGTAGAGGCGGAGGCTGAGCAGTGAAATCCATGGTAACACTTGAGGGTAAATGTTGCCCTGAGAAAAATCTCTCAGGCTAGCGCTATAGCGATACACTCGCTATCATCACTCCAGCAATAATCTTTTATATCAACAGTCTTAAGATTTTATTATGTTAGACTTATATTAATTAGGACTTTTCTTAGTTTTTTTGTCATGAGTCTATCAAGGTGAGATGAATTGCGAGCCTATAAGAATAAAGTCAGGGAATTTGAGTTATAGCGTAGTCTGCGTTTCTTAAGCGGCCTCGACTCCCTGACTTCTTTGCTCCTTGTCACCTGACTGGTTAGGCCTATTGTCCGTCTGCCTCTGCATGGTTTGAAAAAAGTGTTAAATCACCGATCATCTTGTAGTTTAATTTAACTTCAAGGCACCTCACACTGTGTTTCAGcttgaaaaagaaagacatgttTGTCCTCTAGGGGGCGCTTTAAACACTggcaaactttgtttttgttttccgtTCTTACTCACCCTTCAAAAATCCTGATTATGACTTGCGGAATACCAATGGCTTTTCCGTCACTATGCATCATGTATCATTGATTATTACATCCTAAATTATATAACACTGTTCAACAGTGTTTAAAATGCCATTTATTAAGTTTTATTTAGTAATCATGACATGACAAATAGCAAACTACATTTGAAACTTTTGGCTCAGTGGCCAGACACACAAGTATGCAACATGgaaagcacacaaaaacaacaggtcAGCAAAAGTATATATGTTCGtagtataataataaagtaGTCTTTACCACTGATGAATCATGAGAGAAGACCACTGTCCCACATTATGGTAGCCTGCTGTCAAAATCAGAGCCAACAAGAGGAAGTATCTTAACTGCAACAGGCCTGTATGAAGTTTAATGATGGCGGTTAGTTGGTAGCTGATTAACTCCTTCATCATTCTTCAAGTCAgtgtgcaaagacaaaaacaggcaaCATCAATAAAGGTGTTGTGTATGAACAAGGTAAGGTTGCCGTGTGAGCTCAAAATCAGTGCTCAAGAGAttatctgggaaaaaaaaatttcacaTTTGCTAAAACTGCATGTGGCGACCAGTTTTACTTTTCAAATACATGTAAAACTTTGCAGCAATAAGATGAGGTGTTGTCATGTCACTCATCTTAAAGTTGAatggaaacacaacactggGTGTCAGATATATTGctcattttaatacattttgaaaagttaCTTACTTTTGCTATGTAGGctattacatttttatgtatttttattctttccactctatatttatttattttagtattaCTCTTACCCTTATTTTTATTGCCTTTATTGCTCCTATTCTTTTTATCTGTTAATTACTCTCAGTCTCCGAAgcttatttacatatttatttgcttttatatCATGTTGTCCTTTTTCAGGTTTTATTCCTTCTTGTTCATATGTATCATTTTGATATTCTGTGTTTTGCATTATGCAGGTGCTGCCTTCTTGCCTTGACCTCATCTTAaccttttctgttattttgttttcctgaacatcccacttctgctgctgttaaattgagttattattgtattatataaCTTATAACTTTTGATAAAtgtatttaacatatttttttgtattgtgtatttcATACTCTATATAACAAGCAAAAGTATGACATTTCAGTGAGGAATATTGGCTTTCATGACTGATTTttacgtctctctctctctctcacacacacacacacacacagacacacacacacacagactcactttAACACACTGACCTACTTTCTGAGCAGCGTGCACATGATGAAGGCCTATAGCTTGCGCACTCTTCTCATAGGTCACAACACCACACTAACAAAGGATTgatgcacgcaaacacacacacacacacacacacacacacactggtgtcCATAAATCAAGTGCAGACTGTGTTCTTTAACAAGAACACCCAGAAACATGTATGCGCCCCGATCATGCGGTCTTGACCCTCTTGTGTTCCTGCATGCATGATGGCGGTTAGCAGCTGCCGAGCAGATCCATGTTTTCCTCCGCTCACGTGTAGCGGCTGCTCTGCAGCGCGCGTCAAGCTGTCGCTAAAGCCGAGAGGAGAGCTCATTATGGGAACTGCTCCTGCTGTCCTATTATCAGCTACAGCCAAGCAGTACGTCTCCACTCATCTCCAGCCATGGCTCCGAGTGACCGCTGTCTTCACAACACCAAACTGAGAGGAAAGTGTTTTTAAGCCGCTCGTGTaagtaaagtgtgtgttttttttcctcactcctGGCGTTTACTCACATGTGTTTCATTGTGCGCTCGTAAAGCGTTCAGATTTCTGTCAACATGTGTAACCAGCGCCACATGTGGTGTTTTTCTATTCGCTTCAGCTAGGCTCATTTCACATTAATAATATGATAGTAATAACGCGCTTTCCTTTGAGGTAGTGCATTTGAGAGGAACAACACTAGATTATTACTAGATTAATTACTAGACTATTGTAAGCAGACATCAATTAAATCTCCGTATTTACTGGTAGAAGATGCAGTTAAAGATGCAGAACAGGCTTTTGAATCCATAAATGTGTTAGGCAATTCATTTAGAAGGTGAGTCAGAGCCAATGATgaggcttaaaaaaaaagagagagaaagtcagcTCACATTCAAATAAAGACTGCAATCGCTGAGTGGAGGACACACATGAGGTGAAGGTTTTAGATTGGTGGGTCGTGTGTCGAATACATCAGTTCATGGTTGGACTGAGTGAAAGATTGCTTCCTCGAGACCAGGAGAATATCTTGGGGGGGGAAAAAGACTTCAGCATcactcttttttcctctgaggagctgttttgttgttgatttttgaGGTGAGTTTGCATTAATATTCAGGGTCCGGTACAGTATCATGTGTTTGATTGTTTATAGACACTTCAGTGCATGTTCTGAGTTTTCATGTTGAGCAAAatgttgtttgtcagtgttaaaaATGCTTTGTTTAAACAGGACTCTGGTTGTTCAGTATAGAAGAGCATCAGCATTGGGTTCAAGCATGACACAGTGCACACAATGAAAAATCAACTGAAGATATAATATAACAACTATGCAAATGAGTGGCAGTTTTTTTGCTGTGAACAGTGGAAGAACATGAGCAGCTGTCCGTTCGCTTTGCAACTGAAGTGAAATTAgctttatatactgtatatacaaaGTGTAGGCTGTGTTACAAAATGAGCAGTTACTTCAATGACAGTTATTACTGATTTATTGGAATCAATGCCAACCTGTGCGTTAAAATCTGAAACAGTATCAAATGGACACAAATTGATATGTAACTGCTGTACAACTGGGACccagcatttaaaaatgtggCTGTTCTGAAAACTACTCTTGAAGAAATGTTACCAACTGTTGCATTGTGACTCTCCGGTTGTAATGCACtattaaaaatcaaagaatAGCATAGATATGCTTATGCATAGTGTGCACAGATCATTTTACTGTTTGTATTCAAACTTTGAACAATACCTAATCACATGATCCCACAATGTGCCCCTTTGTTTCAGCATGAAACGAGGAAGGACAGGTTTAAAATCAAAGTGCCAGACCTTCCCCTGCCATGAGGAGAGGGCTAAGAGACAGAAGCGGGGTGCGTCCAGCTTCACCCTGACTCCAGCAGAGGACTGGGGTAATCTGCCCCACCACATCGTCCTGCAGATCTTCCAGCATCTGTCCCTCGTAGACCGGGCCAGGGCCTCGTCTGTGTGCCGCTGCTGGAATGACGTCTTTCACACCCCTGACTTGTGGAGGAGGTTTGAGTTTGAGCTCAATCAGCCGGCTACGTCTTATCTGCGCTCTACTCACCCTGACCTCATTCAGCAGATCATCAAGCGGCACGCCCAGCACCTGCAGTATGTCAGCTTCAAGGTAAGAGCCTCCCCTGCTGTCTCctatttttcctctcctttcacCTCCtactccttcctcctcctcctttttcacaACACAGCTGTCTTAAAAACCTTCCCGGATCCAAACGATCTGCTGCTGAACTGTTCATGATGCGTCAGCTATCTTGGCATTAGTAGGCTTAACACATTGAGGCTGAGATTGTTGTTACATCTTCATCTTTCCattcttcagtttttcagtgtttttttaatgtatttattttttgactAAATTGTGAATCACTGCTGATAAATCAGGTGGACAGCTGCACAGAATCTGCAGAGGCAGCCTGTGACATTCTCTCCCAGCTGGTGAACTGTACCATTAAGACCCTGGGGCTGATTTCCACAGCACGGCCCAGCTTCATGGACGTGTCTCAGGTAAGAGACTTTCTCTGCTTCATATGCCTCAGCCTGAGCACTTTCACTGCTATGCTATTTGTTATACACTATAACACAATCATATACCTGTACTTCATCCCTCATAATGAGTTCCTCTACTGCAAGATCTCTAATTCTTTCACCTTTTGCAAAGATTCTGCACATTTATTTggtaaaaatacataaagacaACTATCTGATTTAACCAGCAGTGTTTGTCCCTCCTCAGGCCCACTTTGTGTCTGCACTGACAGTGGTGTTTGTCAACTCCAAGTCCCTGTCCTCTATCAAAATTGATGATACACCAGTGGACGACCCATCCCTGAAGGTGTTGGTTGCCAACAACAGTGACACCCTGAAGTTGCTGAAGATGAGCAGCTGTCCTCATGTTTCCCCAGCAGGTCACTGTACTTTTTGTAAAGGGGATTTTCGAGTTTAGTATGGTAATAGTTGGATCAGAAATTAGAAGACACAGAGAAGGTATGCAACAAATGTCTCTGGTTGGGCTTGAATCAGGATATTTCAAGCACATGGTCAGTTTCTTAAACTCCGATACCAGGATACTCAAATGTTGCTTTACTTTGTGAACATTTTACAGGACATGCAAGCCAAATAAGATTTACACAGGACTAAGAGTGAAACTGTACTTAAtgacagcagtgctttgagctgaaggctaatgtcagcatgctaacattctcGTGGACATGATAAACATTATACCctctaaacatcagcatgctgacattgtCAGTGTGAGCACTGACCACAAAGCCCGACTGAGGATGTCAATATGTTGCAGATATTtgatcataaaccaaagtactcAACATATATAAACTCTGACATGATGATTATGTCGCTTGCAAAGTGAAGGGATGACCAAAGAGATTACAGTCTGTtcaaaactcaaacaaaaatatgaacCTAATGGTGGTGCTAGAGAAAAAGTCACAGGATCACCAAAATTAGTAGGATTCTTCCTCAGGAGACCATGAATGTCTTTTCACAACTTGGTGTTAACACATTCCTGCTaaatctggaccaaagtggtagACCAACCAACTGACCAAAAGCTCCATCACTAGAGCCAACctgattgttttttaataaaaaggATCTGTTCCCATTCAAATGTTCtgccttctctttctgtcctcaggTATCCTGTGTGTTGCAGATCAGTGCCATGGACTCAGGGAGCTGGCACTGAACTACCATCTCTTGAGCGATGAGCTCCTGCTTGCCCTGTCCTCTGAAAAACACGTCCACTTGGAGCACTTGCGCATTGACGTGGTGAGCGAAAACCCTGGCCAGACACACTTTCACACCATCAAAAGAAGCAGCTGGGAGGCTTTGGTTCGACACTCACCCAAGGTCAACATTGTTATGTACTTCTTCCTCTATGAGGAGGAGTTTCAGCCCTTCTTCTGTGAGGAgactcctgtcacccacctctACTTTGGCCGGGCAGTCAGCAAAGAGGTGCTGGGCCGCATCGGACTTAATTGCCCTCGGTTGGTGGAGCTGGTAGTGTGCGCCAACGGCCTTGAGCCCCTGGATGAGGAGCTGATCCGTATCGCTGAACGTTGCAAAAGCTTGACAGCCATCGGGCTTGGTGAGTGCGAGGTGACCTGCAGTGGCTTTGTGGAGTTCGTAAAGATGTGCGGGGGCAGGCTGACACAGCTTTCAATCATGGAGGAGGTGTTGATCCCAGACAGCAGCTACAACATGGAGCAGATCCACAATGAGGTGTCCAAACACTTGGGCCGCATGTGGTTCCCTGATATGATGCCCACCTGGTAGGCTGACATGAAGCCAGAGTGGAGAATGACActtaaaagtcattttgataGAGTGTCCACACTGTCAGACAATGTAACGTTTAACTACAGTATCAGACTGCAGTGTGATGTGCTCTTTTTGGACACAGAGTAGGTGAGATACAGCTGCTCTGTCAGCATGTTGTTGGCCGGCTTACTAGGTCATTTCTCaagctgtgatgtttttttaatgaaaatgtttttctcacttAAAAACGTTGGCAGATGGATTTCTGTCTGCCTTCCTTGTGAACTACCTGCTTTCTTTGATagcatatacagtacatgttgtGACATGATGTTTTTGATGAAGTTGTTCTGTGAAGGATGCATTTCCAGACACTAACTGCAGCCTTTTAACCATTGTGTGCAAAGGATGCTGATCTGCCATCTGCTGGTTGCTTCTGTTAAAAGCATCCCACTTCATTATTTATCTGGACTCCACCATCTGACACACAGAACTGACTTTGTGAAGGACAGTTGCACTTTCATGTGCTTTTGTGCTGTCATATATCATCAGTGTATGttgttcaggttcaggttttattttatggtGAAATGTTGTTCTTTACCTTTTTGCATGGTCTCATGTTGCCCCGTCTATTCCGGAACAAGAGTCAGAGCAAGTGTCCCATcttcacaggaaacacaacagttttctttaaaaaatactttgagTATTCTAAATCCTAAAGTATCCCAAAGTGTAAGATTTAATTCTGCTTTTC containing:
- the fbxl3l gene encoding F-box/LRR-repeat protein 3 yields the protein MKRGRTGLKSKCQTFPCHEERAKRQKRGASSFTLTPAEDWGNLPHHIVLQIFQHLSLVDRARASSVCRCWNDVFHTPDLWRRFEFELNQPATSYLRSTHPDLIQQIIKRHAQHLQYVSFKVDSCTESAEAACDILSQLVNCTIKTLGLISTARPSFMDVSQAHFVSALTVVFVNSKSLSSIKIDDTPVDDPSLKVLVANNSDTLKLLKMSSCPHVSPAGILCVADQCHGLRELALNYHLLSDELLLALSSEKHVHLEHLRIDVVSENPGQTHFHTIKRSSWEALVRHSPKVNIVMYFFLYEEEFQPFFCEETPVTHLYFGRAVSKEVLGRIGLNCPRLVELVVCANGLEPLDEELIRIAERCKSLTAIGLGECEVTCSGFVEFVKMCGGRLTQLSIMEEVLIPDSSYNMEQIHNEVSKHLGRMWFPDMMPTW